One Mycobacteroides abscessus ATCC 19977 genomic window carries:
- a CDS encoding HAD family hydrolase, with amino-acid sequence MRAVLWDMDGTLIESEKLWDISMGELCRKLGGEMTPELRTALVGGAADATMRMIFTALELEPDPVRMASENDWLHQYTGELFATGLIWCDGAQEMLGQLAAEQMPMALVTNTIRSLTDQALKTIGTHWFTESVCGDEVPAGKPAPDPYLRAAALLGVEPRDCLAIEDSVTGAAAAEAAGCAVLVVPNHVEVPAGARRRHAASLSGLSVRDLRDAHADVLAATTCKPI; translated from the coding sequence ATGAGAGCGGTGCTGTGGGATATGGACGGCACCCTCATCGAATCGGAGAAGCTGTGGGACATCTCGATGGGAGAGCTGTGCCGCAAGCTAGGCGGTGAGATGACGCCGGAGCTGCGTACCGCACTGGTAGGCGGCGCCGCGGATGCCACCATGCGGATGATCTTCACCGCGCTGGAGCTGGAACCCGACCCCGTGCGGATGGCCAGTGAGAACGATTGGCTGCACCAGTACACCGGCGAGTTGTTCGCCACCGGTCTCATCTGGTGCGATGGCGCCCAGGAGATGCTGGGGCAGCTTGCCGCGGAGCAGATGCCGATGGCCCTGGTAACCAACACCATCAGGTCATTGACCGATCAGGCACTCAAGACCATTGGCACGCATTGGTTCACCGAGTCGGTCTGTGGTGATGAGGTGCCCGCTGGCAAGCCGGCCCCCGATCCGTACCTGCGCGCCGCCGCGCTACTGGGCGTCGAGCCACGCGATTGCCTGGCCATCGAAGATTCGGTGACCGGAGCAGCCGCTGCCGAGGCAGCGGGATGCGCGGTCCTGGTGGTGCCCAACCATGTCGAGGTGCCCGCCGGAGCGCGGCGCAGACATGCCGCCAGCTTGTCTGGCCTTTCCGTGCGCGACCTGCGGGATGCCCACGCCGACGTGCTCGCCGCGACCACCTGCAAACCCATATGA
- a CDS encoding phosphoribosyl-ATP diphosphatase — MTESPPVKTFDELFAELSDRAKTRPEGSGTVAALDAGVHTLGKKLLEEAGEVWLAAEHESDESLAEEVSQLLYWAQVLLIARGLTLDDVYRKL, encoded by the coding sequence GTGACAGAATCGCCACCCGTGAAGACCTTCGATGAGCTGTTCGCTGAGCTCAGTGATCGCGCCAAGACCCGCCCCGAGGGGAGCGGTACCGTTGCCGCTCTCGACGCCGGGGTGCACACCCTGGGCAAGAAACTGCTCGAAGAGGCGGGTGAGGTGTGGCTGGCTGCTGAGCACGAGAGTGACGAATCGCTTGCCGAAGAGGTGAGCCAGTTGCTCTATTGGGCGCAGGTGCTGCTGATCGCGCGCGGCCTCACCCTCGACGACGTCTACCGAAAGCTCTGA
- the hisG gene encoding ATP phosphoribosyltransferase → MTSTNGALRVAVPNKGALSEAASEILSEAGYRRRGDAKDLTVLDPQNDVEFFFLRPKDIAIYVGSGELDLGITGRDLMMDSDAPVTERLALGFGGSTFRYAAPAGRDWTIYDIAGKRIATAYPNLVRKDLAAKGIEAEVIRLDGAVEISIQLGVADVIADIVGTGRTLRQHGLVAFGESLCDSEAVLIERENADPATESARTQLTTRIQGVVFGQQYLMLDYDCPRAVLDEALKVTPGLESPTLAPLADEAWVAVRALAPRKGVNTTMDALAAIGAKAILASEVRFFRA, encoded by the coding sequence ATGACCAGTACCAACGGTGCTCTGCGCGTCGCGGTCCCCAACAAGGGGGCGCTCAGTGAAGCCGCATCGGAAATCCTGTCCGAGGCGGGCTATCGGCGGCGTGGTGACGCCAAGGACCTAACCGTGCTCGACCCGCAGAACGACGTCGAGTTCTTCTTCTTGAGGCCCAAGGACATAGCCATCTATGTCGGTTCGGGTGAGCTTGATCTCGGCATCACCGGCCGCGATCTCATGATGGACTCCGATGCGCCGGTGACCGAGCGGCTCGCGCTGGGATTCGGGGGCTCGACCTTCCGGTACGCCGCGCCCGCAGGGCGGGACTGGACGATCTACGACATCGCGGGAAAGAGAATCGCCACCGCGTACCCCAACTTGGTCCGAAAGGATCTGGCCGCCAAAGGCATCGAAGCCGAGGTCATCCGGCTGGACGGTGCCGTCGAGATTTCCATCCAGCTCGGGGTGGCCGATGTGATCGCCGATATCGTCGGCACCGGCCGCACCCTGCGCCAGCATGGGCTGGTTGCCTTCGGTGAGTCGTTGTGCGATTCGGAGGCGGTGCTGATCGAGCGGGAGAACGCCGATCCGGCAACGGAATCGGCTCGTACACAGCTGACGACGCGTATCCAGGGGGTGGTGTTCGGCCAGCAGTACCTCATGCTCGACTACGACTGCCCGCGCGCGGTCCTGGACGAGGCTCTTAAGGTGACGCCGGGCCTGGAGTCGCCGACGTTGGCACCGCTGGCAGACGAGGCATGGGTGGCGGTCCGCGCCCTCGCCCCGCGCAAGGGCGTCAACACCACCATGGACGCGCTGGCCGCCATCGGCGCCAAGGCCATCCTTGCCTCGGAGGTCCGCTTCTTCCGGGCGTAG
- a CDS encoding chemotaxis protein CheY — protein MALQVLVYSDDITVRRKVIQGIGARPDSALPPLEFVEVATGPMVIERLAAPGSLPGIDLAILDGEATPFGGMGVAKQVKDEVDAPPPIVILTGRPQDNWLASWSRAEAVVPRPIDPMRLTATVIDLLGSAAASRR, from the coding sequence ATGGCGTTGCAGGTCCTCGTCTACAGCGATGACATCACGGTCCGGCGCAAGGTAATTCAGGGAATCGGTGCCCGGCCGGATTCCGCACTGCCGCCGCTGGAGTTCGTCGAGGTCGCCACCGGCCCCATGGTCATCGAGCGACTTGCCGCGCCGGGCTCACTGCCCGGCATCGATCTGGCCATCCTGGACGGCGAAGCGACGCCGTTCGGCGGGATGGGTGTGGCCAAGCAGGTCAAGGACGAGGTTGATGCGCCGCCTCCGATTGTGATTCTCACCGGACGGCCGCAGGACAACTGGCTGGCGAGCTGGTCCCGCGCCGAGGCCGTGGTGCCCAGGCCCATCGACCCCATGCGGTTGACGGCTACGGTGATCGATCTGCTGGGTTCGGCAGCCGCATCCCGCCGCTGA
- a CDS encoding NADH-quinone oxidoreductase subunit A has product MDAYVPILVLGAIAVVFAVFSVGVSSFVGPRRYNRAKLEAYECGIEATQHSMGRDHHGAAAGGHRVPVKYYLTAMLFIIFDIEIVFLYPWAVHFDALGVFGLLAMALFIVNVSVAYAYEWRRGGLSWD; this is encoded by the coding sequence ATGGACGCATACGTACCGATCTTGGTACTCGGCGCCATTGCGGTGGTCTTTGCCGTTTTCTCCGTTGGGGTTTCGTCGTTTGTGGGTCCACGCCGGTACAACCGGGCCAAACTTGAGGCGTACGAGTGCGGCATCGAGGCCACCCAGCATTCGATGGGGCGCGATCATCACGGTGCCGCGGCCGGGGGTCATCGGGTGCCCGTGAAGTACTACCTCACCGCGATGTTGTTCATCATCTTCGATATCGAAATCGTCTTTCTGTATCCGTGGGCCGTGCACTTTGACGCCCTCGGTGTATTCGGACTGCTCGCAATGGCCTTGTTCATCGTCAACGTGTCGGTGGCGTACGCGTATGAATGGAGGCGCGGTGGCCTGAGCTGGGATTAG
- a CDS encoding NuoB/complex I 20 kDa subunit family protein: MGLEEKLPSGFLLSTVETLAGYVRKGSLWPATFGLACCAIEMMSTAGPRFDIARFGMERFSATPRQADLMIVAGRVSQKMAPVLRQIYDQMAEPKWVLAMGVCASSGGMFNNYAIVQGVDHVVPVDIYLPGCPPRPEMLLHAILKLHEKIAHMPLGANREEVIRETEAAALAATPTIEMKGLLR, encoded by the coding sequence ATGGGTCTTGAGGAAAAACTGCCGAGCGGATTTCTGCTGAGTACCGTCGAGACACTGGCGGGGTATGTGCGCAAAGGCTCGCTGTGGCCCGCCACCTTTGGTCTGGCCTGTTGCGCCATCGAGATGATGTCCACGGCGGGCCCCCGATTCGATATCGCTCGCTTTGGCATGGAACGCTTTTCGGCCACACCGCGCCAGGCGGACCTGATGATCGTGGCAGGCAGGGTGAGCCAGAAGATGGCCCCGGTGCTGCGCCAGATCTACGACCAGATGGCCGAGCCCAAGTGGGTGTTGGCCATGGGGGTTTGCGCCTCCTCGGGTGGCATGTTCAATAACTACGCCATCGTCCAGGGCGTCGATCACGTTGTGCCCGTGGATATCTATCTTCCTGGCTGTCCGCCGCGGCCGGAAATGTTGCTACACGCGATCTTGAAACTGCATGAAAAGATCGCGCACATGCCGCTCGGGGCCAATCGCGAGGAAGTCATCCGGGAGACCGAAGCCGCCGCATTGGCCGCGACGCCCACCATCGAGATGAAGGGACTGCTGCGGTGA
- a CDS encoding NADH-quinone oxidoreductase subunit C, with protein sequence MTGGEQKPNEIIGVRRGLFGVRGSGDTSGYGGLVQPISLPVSSNRPYGGYFDQVVDRLESVLAEQENVTYADAVEGVVVYRDQLTIHVKAEHLVQVAQSLRDDPQLRFELSLGVSGVHYPDDSARELHAVYPLMSITWNRRIMLEVAVPESDPHIPSLNAVYPTTDWHERETYDFFGIIFDDHPALTRIQMPDDWDGHPQRKDYPLGGVPVEYHGATIAPPDQRRSYN encoded by the coding sequence GTGACCGGCGGCGAGCAGAAACCGAATGAAATAATCGGGGTGCGGCGCGGGCTCTTTGGGGTGCGGGGGAGCGGCGACACATCCGGCTACGGCGGTCTAGTCCAACCGATTTCCTTGCCGGTTAGCTCGAACCGTCCGTACGGCGGGTACTTCGACCAGGTGGTCGACAGGCTGGAATCGGTTCTCGCAGAGCAGGAGAACGTTACCTACGCGGATGCTGTCGAAGGTGTGGTCGTGTATCGCGATCAACTGACCATTCACGTGAAAGCCGAGCATCTGGTTCAGGTCGCCCAATCGCTGCGCGATGATCCGCAACTGCGCTTCGAGCTCAGTCTCGGTGTGAGCGGGGTGCACTATCCCGATGACTCTGCGCGGGAATTGCATGCCGTTTACCCGCTCATGTCCATCACCTGGAATCGCCGGATCATGCTGGAAGTAGCTGTACCGGAAAGCGATCCGCACATCCCTTCGCTCAATGCCGTCTACCCGACCACGGATTGGCATGAACGCGAAACCTACGACTTCTTCGGAATCATCTTTGATGATCATCCCGCACTGACGCGCATACAGATGCCCGACGACTGGGACGGGCACCCGCAGCGCAAGGACTACCCGCTGGGTGGTGTGCCGGTCGAGTATCACGGAGCAACCATTGCACCGCCCGATCAGCGGAGGTCTTACAACTAA
- the nuoD gene encoding NADH dehydrogenase (quinone) subunit D, giving the protein MTAQPEIHLMAGGQDWDEIVTAAGQATDERIVVNMGPQHPSTHGVLRLILEIEGETVTDVRCGIGYLHTGIEKNLEYRTWTQGVTFVTRMDYLSPFFNETAYCLGVEQLLGIADEIPERANVIRVLMMELNRISSHLVALATGGMELGAMTAMFLGFREREMILKVFEAITGLRMNHAYVRPGGLAQDLPDGAEQEVRDLLEILPGRLRDMENLLNENYIWKARTQGVGYLDLTGCMALGITGPVLRATGLAHDLRRAQPYCGYENYDFDVVTHQDCDSYGRYLIRVKEMHESIKIAQQCVDRLRPGPVMVDDKKIAWPADLASGPDGLGNSPKHIAKIMGTSMEGLIHHFKLVTEGVRVPAGQVYVAIESPRGELGVHMVSDGGTRPYRVHFRDPSFTNLQSVAAMCEGAMVADLIAAVASIDPVMGGVDR; this is encoded by the coding sequence ATGACAGCACAGCCCGAAATCCATCTCATGGCGGGTGGCCAGGACTGGGATGAGATTGTCACCGCCGCAGGGCAAGCCACCGACGAACGGATCGTCGTCAACATGGGTCCGCAGCATCCATCCACGCACGGTGTGCTGCGTTTGATCCTGGAGATCGAGGGCGAGACGGTGACCGATGTGCGCTGCGGTATCGGCTATCTGCATACGGGCATCGAAAAAAACCTGGAATACCGCACCTGGACACAGGGCGTCACCTTTGTCACCCGGATGGACTACCTGTCCCCCTTCTTCAACGAGACTGCCTATTGCTTGGGCGTAGAGCAGCTATTGGGTATTGCGGACGAAATTCCCGAACGTGCCAATGTGATTCGCGTGCTGATGATGGAGTTGAACCGCATCTCCTCGCACCTGGTCGCGCTGGCCACCGGGGGCATGGAGCTCGGCGCGATGACTGCCATGTTCCTCGGTTTCCGCGAACGCGAAATGATCCTGAAGGTCTTTGAGGCGATCACCGGCCTGCGTATGAATCACGCCTATGTGCGGCCCGGTGGCCTCGCGCAAGATTTGCCCGACGGCGCCGAGCAAGAGGTCCGGGACCTGCTCGAGATCTTGCCCGGCAGGTTGCGCGACATGGAAAACCTGTTGAACGAGAACTACATCTGGAAGGCCCGCACCCAGGGCGTTGGGTACCTGGACCTCACCGGGTGTATGGCCTTGGGTATAACCGGTCCGGTGCTGCGTGCCACCGGGTTGGCGCACGACCTACGGCGCGCCCAGCCGTATTGCGGCTACGAGAACTACGATTTCGACGTCGTTACCCACCAGGATTGCGATTCCTATGGCCGGTATCTCATCCGGGTCAAAGAGATGCACGAATCCATCAAGATCGCTCAGCAATGTGTGGATAGGCTGCGCCCCGGGCCGGTCATGGTGGATGACAAGAAGATCGCCTGGCCAGCCGATCTGGCGTCTGGTCCCGACGGCCTGGGTAATTCACCCAAACACATCGCCAAGATCATGGGCACCTCGATGGAGGGACTGATACACCATTTCAAACTGGTGACGGAGGGGGTGCGGGTGCCCGCCGGACAGGTATACGTGGCGATCGAATCGCCGCGTGGAGAGCTGGGCGTGCACATGGTCAGTGACGGCGGAACCCGGCCCTACCGGGTTCATTTCAGGGACCCCTCGTTCACGAACCTGCAGTCCGTTGCCGCCATGTGTGAGGGCGCGATGGTGGCCGACTTGATCGCCGCGGTGGCGAGCATTGATCCGGTGATGGGGGGAGTGGACAGGTGA